The Henckelia pumila isolate YLH828 chromosome 2, ASM3356847v2, whole genome shotgun sequence genome includes a window with the following:
- the LOC140879843 gene encoding uncharacterized protein isoform X1 — MWHEARKSERKVHDMMDAARKRAQRRALYLAKRRGDPQQSIQAVGSRCRIHRDDALYQAAQDQQGLIPWNGKQDILIDRFDGRALLDFIRDTSSRRSRGLDKTEEEEELEEFVNFERYRDLIKHRRRGFTDEDGLQHVNQEMEAKITAFFRESDSRSHVAQPQPNKGSYSQVGFSYGGEGKEDAQSSDGEEEDDEEDDEEEDFNSDDSNDEVMESIARDFGVKRYGWLLYMDKKAKEEKRRQKEIIKGDPSIRKLSRKERRKASQIEREREREAAKNNGTRVLRHDPYRDSRRSPTYEAYSRSKRSRSRSRSYSPSQSRRVSRGVNADDTHRSKDNGPKIEYITEFGGAGDGDELKREGYSPPPSPPSRLDSSNRPSSGRILEALHIDPASGVSLEKDKSTVLLKTPSTSSALAKLSKATSSGNFSKQQGDKKETPQERLKRIMEKQLNKQIKKDTAAEIAKKREQEKQRIEKLAETNRISRYQRESRSRSRSYSRSPRRYRDSRSPSRSRTTRRYHSRSSSRSSSRSSSHSYSPRGRRQSRY; from the exons GGCGGGGCGACCCTCAGCAGTCAATCCAGGCTGTCGGATCTCGCTGCCGCATCCACCGCGATGATGCACTCTACCAAGCTGCCCAGGATCAGCAAGGCTT GATACCTTGGAATGGGAAGCAAGATATTTTAATTGACAg ATTTGATGGTCGTGCCCTTCTCGACTTTATTCGTGACACCAGTTCCCGACGATCTCGAGGCCTTGATaaaacagaagaagaagaagagctaGAGGAGTTTGTTAATTTTGAGCGTTATCGGGATTTAATTAAGCATCGCCGTAGAGGAT TTACTGACGAGGATGGGCTGCAACATGTTAACCAAGAGATGGAGGCTAAAATCACAGCGTTTTTCAGAGAATCAGACAG TAGATCTCATGTGGCTCAGCCTCAACCGAACAAAGGCTCTTATTCTCAAGTTGGGTTCTCATATGGTGGGGAAGGAAAAGAAGATGCTCAATCTTCAGATGGTGAAGAAGAGGATGACGAAGAGGACGATGAAGAAGAAGATTTTAACAGTGATGACAGTAATGATGAAGTAATGGAATCAATTGCAAGAGATTTTGGAGTAAAGAGATATGGATGGCTTTTATATATGGATAAAAAAGCTAAGGAGGAGAAAAGGAGGCAAAAAGAAATCATCAAAGGAGATCCTTCAATT CGAAAGCTAAGTCGCAAAGAAAGAAGGAAAGCTTCTCAGATAGAAAGAGAGAGGGAAAGAGAAGCTGCCAAGAATAATGGAACAAGAGTACTTCGTCATGACCCCTATCG GGACTCCAGGCGAAGTCCTACTTATGAAGCTTACTCGCGTTCTAAAAG ATCAAGGTCTAGATCTCGATCATATTCCCCATCACAATCAAGACGCGTTTCACGTGGAGTGAATGCTGATGATACTCATCGGAGCAAGGATAATGGTCCCAAAATAGAGTATATTACTGAATTTGGGGGCGCTGGTGATGGAGATGAGCTAAAGCGTGAAGGATATTCTCCACCACCTTCTCCACCATCTCGGCTTGATTCATCGAACCG GCCATCATCTGGTCGCATACTTGAGGCCCTCCATATAGACCCTGCATCTGGTGTATCTCTTGAGAAAGATAAAAGCACCGTGCTGCTGAAAACACCAAG TACTTCCTCTGCGCTAGCGAAATTGAGCAAAGCAACAAGCAGTGGCAATTTTTCCAAGCAACAGGGGGACAAGAAGGAAACTCCTCAAGAACGACTTAAACGGATCATGGAGAAACAACTAAACAAACAAA TTAAAAAAGATACTGCCGCCGAGATTGCTAAAAAACGAGAGCAAGAAAAGCAAAGGATCGAAAAACTTGCGGAAACAAATCGAATAAGTCGATATCAACGCGAAAGCCGAAGCCGAAGTAGAAGTTACAGCCGCTCTCCTAG AAGGTACAGAGACAGCCGTAGTCCAAGCAGGAGTAGAACCACACGTAGATATCATTCACGATCTAGCTCTCGGTCTAGTTCTCGTTCTAGTTCTCACTCCTACTCTCCGCG GGGAAGAAGGCAGTCAAGATATTAA
- the LOC140883906 gene encoding uncharacterized protein → MVDVDRRMTGLNPAHVAGLRRLSARAAASAPSTPLPPRNSLVSFASLADKVMTHLRNSGIRVQPGLSESEFALAEAEFGFAFPPDLRAVLSAGLPVGAGFPDWRSVGSARLHLRASIDLPIASVSFHIARNALWSKSWGQRPSDPEKALKMARNALKRAPLLIPVFNHCYIPSSNPCLAGNPIFYVDENRIFCCGCDLSDFFDRESSLFHQRSDPNGLAKQRSISMKSAGSFANYSRRSLDAISGGRAPRWVEFWSDAAVERRRRNSNSSSSSSSSPDRYFGMPKSEIPKWIDEYVTRMGSVLREGGWTESDISEMVHVSASGFFEGEMVMLDNQAVRDALLLKTDRFSDLLRQAGWSSEEVSDALGFDFRREKKKQAKKLSPELIARIGKLAESVNRSSLS, encoded by the coding sequence ATGGTGGACGTGGATCGAAGGATGACTGGTCTGAACCCGGCTCACGTGGCGGGACTCCGCCGCCTCTCTGCACGCGCCGCCGCCTCTGCGCCATCGACGCCCCTCCCTCCACGCAATAGCCTCGTCTCCTTCGCTTCTCTCGCGGATAAAGTCATGACCCATTTGAGAAACTCGGGCATCCGGGTCCAACCTGGGTTGTCCGAGTCGGAGTTCGCATTAGCAGAAGCAGAGTTCGGGTTCGCCTTCCCGCCGGACTTGAGAGCGGTGCTTTCGGCCGGTCTTCCCGTCGGAGCCGGCTTCCCGGACTGGCGATCGGTTGGCTCGGCTCGGCTACACCTCCGCGCCTCAATCGACCTGCCCATTGCTTCAGTCTCCTTCCACATAGCTCGTAATGCTTTATGGTCCAAATCATGGGGTCAGCGGCCATCCGACCCGGAGAAGGCTCTCAAGATGGCCCGGAACGCCCTGAAACGGGCCCCGCTTTTGATACCCGTTTTCAACCATTGCTACATACCCAGCAGCAATCCCTGCCTCGCGGGGAACCCCATATTCTACGTCGACGAGAACAGAATTTTCTGCTGCGGCTGCGATTTGTCCGACTTTTTCGACCGCGAATCTTCCCTTTTCCATCAAAGATCCGACCCGAATGGCCTCGCCAAGCAAAGATCCATTTCTATGAAATCAGCGGGATCATTCGCCAACTACTCTAGAAGAAGCCTGGACGCGATCTCCGGCGGAAGAGCGCCGAGATGGGTCGAGTTCTGGAGCGACGCCGCCGTGGAACGTCGCCGGAGAAACTCGAATTCTTCGtcctcatcttcatcttctccgGACAGATACTTCGGCATGCCGAAATCCGAAATCCCAAAATGGATCGACGAGTACGTGACCCGGATGGGATCCGTTCTGAGAGAGGGTGGGTGGACGGAATCCGACATCTCGGAGATGGTACACGTGTCGGCATCTGGGTTCTTCGAGGGGGAGATGGTGATGCTGGACAACCAAGCCGTGCGGGACGCTTTGCTTCTGAAAACGGATCGTTTCTCGGATCTGCTCCGGCAAGCGGGATGGAGCTCCGAGGAGGTATCCGATGCATTGGGTTTCGATTTCCGACGGGAGAAGAAGAAACAGGCTAAGAAGCTGTCTCCCGAGCTGATCGCGAGAATCGGGAAACTGGCTGAGTCGGTGAACCGGTCATCGTTGTCGTAA
- the LOC140879843 gene encoding uncharacterized protein isoform X2, giving the protein MWHEARKSERKVHDMMDAARKRAQRRALYLAKRRGDPQQSIQAVGSRCRIHRDDALYQAAQDQQGLIPWNGKQDILIDRFDGRALLDFIRDTSSRRSRGLDKTEEEEELEEFVNFERYRDLIKHRRRGFTDEDGLQHVNQEMEAKITAFFRESDRSHVAQPQPNKGSYSQVGFSYGGEGKEDAQSSDGEEEDDEEDDEEEDFNSDDSNDEVMESIARDFGVKRYGWLLYMDKKAKEEKRRQKEIIKGDPSIRKLSRKERRKASQIEREREREAAKNNGTRVLRHDPYRDSRRSPTYEAYSRSKRSRSRSRSYSPSQSRRVSRGVNADDTHRSKDNGPKIEYITEFGGAGDGDELKREGYSPPPSPPSRLDSSNRPSSGRILEALHIDPASGVSLEKDKSTVLLKTPSTSSALAKLSKATSSGNFSKQQGDKKETPQERLKRIMEKQLNKQIKKDTAAEIAKKREQEKQRIEKLAETNRISRYQRESRSRSRSYSRSPRRYRDSRSPSRSRTTRRYHSRSSSRSSSRSSSHSYSPRGRRQSRY; this is encoded by the exons GGCGGGGCGACCCTCAGCAGTCAATCCAGGCTGTCGGATCTCGCTGCCGCATCCACCGCGATGATGCACTCTACCAAGCTGCCCAGGATCAGCAAGGCTT GATACCTTGGAATGGGAAGCAAGATATTTTAATTGACAg ATTTGATGGTCGTGCCCTTCTCGACTTTATTCGTGACACCAGTTCCCGACGATCTCGAGGCCTTGATaaaacagaagaagaagaagagctaGAGGAGTTTGTTAATTTTGAGCGTTATCGGGATTTAATTAAGCATCGCCGTAGAGGAT TTACTGACGAGGATGGGCTGCAACATGTTAACCAAGAGATGGAGGCTAAAATCACAGCGTTTTTCAGAGAATCAGACAG ATCTCATGTGGCTCAGCCTCAACCGAACAAAGGCTCTTATTCTCAAGTTGGGTTCTCATATGGTGGGGAAGGAAAAGAAGATGCTCAATCTTCAGATGGTGAAGAAGAGGATGACGAAGAGGACGATGAAGAAGAAGATTTTAACAGTGATGACAGTAATGATGAAGTAATGGAATCAATTGCAAGAGATTTTGGAGTAAAGAGATATGGATGGCTTTTATATATGGATAAAAAAGCTAAGGAGGAGAAAAGGAGGCAAAAAGAAATCATCAAAGGAGATCCTTCAATT CGAAAGCTAAGTCGCAAAGAAAGAAGGAAAGCTTCTCAGATAGAAAGAGAGAGGGAAAGAGAAGCTGCCAAGAATAATGGAACAAGAGTACTTCGTCATGACCCCTATCG GGACTCCAGGCGAAGTCCTACTTATGAAGCTTACTCGCGTTCTAAAAG ATCAAGGTCTAGATCTCGATCATATTCCCCATCACAATCAAGACGCGTTTCACGTGGAGTGAATGCTGATGATACTCATCGGAGCAAGGATAATGGTCCCAAAATAGAGTATATTACTGAATTTGGGGGCGCTGGTGATGGAGATGAGCTAAAGCGTGAAGGATATTCTCCACCACCTTCTCCACCATCTCGGCTTGATTCATCGAACCG GCCATCATCTGGTCGCATACTTGAGGCCCTCCATATAGACCCTGCATCTGGTGTATCTCTTGAGAAAGATAAAAGCACCGTGCTGCTGAAAACACCAAG TACTTCCTCTGCGCTAGCGAAATTGAGCAAAGCAACAAGCAGTGGCAATTTTTCCAAGCAACAGGGGGACAAGAAGGAAACTCCTCAAGAACGACTTAAACGGATCATGGAGAAACAACTAAACAAACAAA TTAAAAAAGATACTGCCGCCGAGATTGCTAAAAAACGAGAGCAAGAAAAGCAAAGGATCGAAAAACTTGCGGAAACAAATCGAATAAGTCGATATCAACGCGAAAGCCGAAGCCGAAGTAGAAGTTACAGCCGCTCTCCTAG AAGGTACAGAGACAGCCGTAGTCCAAGCAGGAGTAGAACCACACGTAGATATCATTCACGATCTAGCTCTCGGTCTAGTTCTCGTTCTAGTTCTCACTCCTACTCTCCGCG GGGAAGAAGGCAGTCAAGATATTAA
- the LOC140879843 gene encoding uncharacterized protein isoform X3 — MWHEARKSERKVHDMMDAARKRAQRRALYLAKRRGDPQQSIQAVGSRCRIHRDDALYQAAQDQQGLIPWNGKQDILIDRFDGRALLDFIRDTSSRRSRGLDKTEEEEELEEFVNFERYRDLIKHRRRGFTDEDGLQHVNQEMEAKITAFFRESDSRSHVAQPQPNKGSYSQVGFSYGGEGKEDAQSSDGEEEDDEEDDEEEDFNSDDSNDEVMESIARDFGVKRYGWLLYMDKKAKEEKRRQKEIIKGDPSIRKLSRKERRKASQIEREREREAAKNNGTRVLRHDPYRDSRRSPTYEAYSRSKRSRSRSYSPSQSRRVSRGVNADDTHRSKDNGPKIEYITEFGGAGDGDELKREGYSPPPSPPSRLDSSNRPSSGRILEALHIDPASGVSLEKDKSTVLLKTPSTSSALAKLSKATSSGNFSKQQGDKKETPQERLKRIMEKQLNKQIKKDTAAEIAKKREQEKQRIEKLAETNRISRYQRESRSRSRSYSRSPRRYRDSRSPSRSRTTRRYHSRSSSRSSSRSSSHSYSPRGRRQSRY, encoded by the exons GGCGGGGCGACCCTCAGCAGTCAATCCAGGCTGTCGGATCTCGCTGCCGCATCCACCGCGATGATGCACTCTACCAAGCTGCCCAGGATCAGCAAGGCTT GATACCTTGGAATGGGAAGCAAGATATTTTAATTGACAg ATTTGATGGTCGTGCCCTTCTCGACTTTATTCGTGACACCAGTTCCCGACGATCTCGAGGCCTTGATaaaacagaagaagaagaagagctaGAGGAGTTTGTTAATTTTGAGCGTTATCGGGATTTAATTAAGCATCGCCGTAGAGGAT TTACTGACGAGGATGGGCTGCAACATGTTAACCAAGAGATGGAGGCTAAAATCACAGCGTTTTTCAGAGAATCAGACAG TAGATCTCATGTGGCTCAGCCTCAACCGAACAAAGGCTCTTATTCTCAAGTTGGGTTCTCATATGGTGGGGAAGGAAAAGAAGATGCTCAATCTTCAGATGGTGAAGAAGAGGATGACGAAGAGGACGATGAAGAAGAAGATTTTAACAGTGATGACAGTAATGATGAAGTAATGGAATCAATTGCAAGAGATTTTGGAGTAAAGAGATATGGATGGCTTTTATATATGGATAAAAAAGCTAAGGAGGAGAAAAGGAGGCAAAAAGAAATCATCAAAGGAGATCCTTCAATT CGAAAGCTAAGTCGCAAAGAAAGAAGGAAAGCTTCTCAGATAGAAAGAGAGAGGGAAAGAGAAGCTGCCAAGAATAATGGAACAAGAGTACTTCGTCATGACCCCTATCG GGACTCCAGGCGAAGTCCTACTTATGAAGCTTACTCGCGTTCTAAAAG GTCTAGATCTCGATCATATTCCCCATCACAATCAAGACGCGTTTCACGTGGAGTGAATGCTGATGATACTCATCGGAGCAAGGATAATGGTCCCAAAATAGAGTATATTACTGAATTTGGGGGCGCTGGTGATGGAGATGAGCTAAAGCGTGAAGGATATTCTCCACCACCTTCTCCACCATCTCGGCTTGATTCATCGAACCG GCCATCATCTGGTCGCATACTTGAGGCCCTCCATATAGACCCTGCATCTGGTGTATCTCTTGAGAAAGATAAAAGCACCGTGCTGCTGAAAACACCAAG TACTTCCTCTGCGCTAGCGAAATTGAGCAAAGCAACAAGCAGTGGCAATTTTTCCAAGCAACAGGGGGACAAGAAGGAAACTCCTCAAGAACGACTTAAACGGATCATGGAGAAACAACTAAACAAACAAA TTAAAAAAGATACTGCCGCCGAGATTGCTAAAAAACGAGAGCAAGAAAAGCAAAGGATCGAAAAACTTGCGGAAACAAATCGAATAAGTCGATATCAACGCGAAAGCCGAAGCCGAAGTAGAAGTTACAGCCGCTCTCCTAG AAGGTACAGAGACAGCCGTAGTCCAAGCAGGAGTAGAACCACACGTAGATATCATTCACGATCTAGCTCTCGGTCTAGTTCTCGTTCTAGTTCTCACTCCTACTCTCCGCG GGGAAGAAGGCAGTCAAGATATTAA